The following proteins come from a genomic window of Pyxidicoccus sp. MSG2:
- a CDS encoding endopeptidase gives MRHTKVSAACLVLLLGAASWALQPPQNGQSAVASKAFFKPELYLPIQNVPLDTARRNMSATTEDAWDAFFAKNGKDFNIYIDPRTGSPTAVQGSIPLIPGNGFNNKVTLDGVRESIGRSVADVDASVVEDLVLKFIADNQAALNIDLMQLGQPKVTQVSEHLWQVHIPQQVNGIAVRHGRVAATISHGNLILLGTEAWANVGIDTKAAFGPADALSAGASFVGFAPAVQDLWQQPTLEVAPVARQGESFSGAVGTGYEHQLVYAYGFQDPNAQQRWKVTVDALTGEVIAIEDDNHYFDAQYTGGVYPSTNIGTCANNTVCGTLQPNTPMPWANTGLASPNNFTDGAGIYNYSSGTTTTTLAGKYVRVADSCGAVSVSTSTGNLNLGGVNNDHDCTVPAGTSAGNTAASRSSFYELGKLKEQARGWLPANTWLQGQLVSNVNIASTCNAFWNGSTVNFYRSGGGCRNTGEIGAVFDHEWGHGMDNFDANGTLSNSSEGYADIAAIYRLQTSCVGYGFFQTSDRGCGQTPDGSGYNQQESQVSGQSWCNTKCSGVRDADWAASVNNVPATPQNFVCPMCSSSTGPCGRQVHCAASPARQAAWDLVTRDLTAAPFNMDSNTAFITANKIFYQGSGNIGTWHGCNCTAGTSDGCGATNGYMQWLAADDDNGNLADGTPHMTAIYAAYNRHNIACSTPARTNGGCAAGPTAAPTHTATAGDGQVSLNWTASAGASEYWVMKTEGFAGCDFGKAKIATVTGTSYVDGEVANGRQYCYSIVPASSNACYGSASTCSCATPACTAPGAATLSTPANGATGVEPLAVLDWADVSGAANYEVQVATDSAFTNVVATATTLATSTWTVSPALNTTTTYYWRARAKNSCGGVGAWSSTFSFTTRGCVALATPTLVSPASGATGVATSAALDWSDVTGASRYEVQVATDSAFTNVVRSNTALSSSNWTVTPALSSATVYYWRARAGDSCGTSAYSATSSFTTTTVCTPVAAAFDTTRQAPTCGTVCGCDTGTALVNGRGTLSGGAEPNQPNTIADSCADGSTGTYHSDESIDRVVIKTVDQGAFAVGKQVTVEVTAWCWGTTDALDLYYTTNAGTPAWTALTTNQACTAGGVARVFTHTFNLGTTAGTHAIRAQFRYGGTASSACVSGSYNDRDDLVFGVGTTVAAGPSGKKSTTQGRAAPADR, from the coding sequence ATGCGCCACACCAAGGTGTCAGCAGCATGTCTCGTCCTGCTCCTGGGAGCAGCGAGCTGGGCGCTCCAGCCCCCGCAGAACGGGCAGAGCGCTGTCGCGAGCAAGGCCTTCTTCAAGCCCGAGTTGTACCTGCCCATCCAGAACGTCCCGTTGGACACGGCGCGCCGCAACATGAGCGCGACCACGGAGGACGCGTGGGACGCGTTCTTCGCGAAGAACGGGAAGGACTTCAACATCTACATCGACCCGCGCACCGGCTCTCCCACGGCCGTGCAGGGCTCCATCCCGCTCATCCCGGGTAACGGCTTCAACAACAAGGTGACGCTGGACGGCGTGCGCGAGTCCATTGGCCGCTCGGTCGCGGACGTGGACGCCAGCGTCGTCGAGGACCTGGTCCTCAAGTTCATCGCGGACAACCAGGCCGCGCTCAACATCGACCTGATGCAGCTGGGTCAGCCCAAGGTGACGCAGGTCAGCGAGCACCTGTGGCAGGTGCACATTCCCCAGCAGGTGAACGGCATCGCCGTGCGCCACGGCCGCGTGGCCGCCACCATCAGCCACGGCAACCTCATCCTCCTGGGCACCGAGGCCTGGGCCAACGTCGGCATCGACACGAAGGCGGCCTTCGGCCCCGCGGACGCGCTGTCCGCTGGCGCCAGCTTCGTCGGCTTCGCTCCCGCCGTGCAGGACCTGTGGCAGCAGCCCACGCTCGAGGTGGCCCCCGTCGCCCGCCAGGGTGAGTCCTTCAGCGGCGCCGTCGGCACCGGCTACGAGCACCAGCTCGTCTACGCCTATGGCTTCCAGGACCCCAACGCCCAGCAGCGCTGGAAGGTGACGGTGGACGCGCTCACCGGTGAGGTCATCGCCATCGAGGACGACAACCACTACTTCGACGCGCAGTACACCGGCGGAGTCTACCCCTCCACCAACATCGGCACCTGCGCCAACAACACCGTGTGCGGCACCCTGCAGCCGAACACGCCCATGCCCTGGGCCAACACGGGCCTGGCCTCGCCCAACAACTTCACGGACGGCGCGGGCATCTACAACTACAGCTCCGGCACCACCACCACCACGCTGGCCGGCAAGTACGTCCGCGTGGCCGACAGCTGCGGCGCGGTGAGCGTCAGCACCAGCACGGGCAACCTCAACCTGGGCGGCGTGAACAACGACCACGACTGCACCGTGCCCGCCGGCACCTCCGCGGGCAACACGGCCGCGTCGCGCTCCAGCTTCTACGAGCTGGGCAAGCTGAAGGAGCAGGCCCGTGGCTGGCTCCCCGCCAACACCTGGCTCCAGGGCCAGCTGGTCTCCAACGTCAACATCGCCAGCACCTGCAACGCCTTCTGGAACGGCTCGACGGTCAACTTCTACCGCAGCGGCGGTGGCTGCCGGAACACGGGCGAGATTGGCGCCGTGTTCGACCACGAGTGGGGCCACGGCATGGACAACTTCGATGCCAACGGCACCCTGTCCAACTCCTCCGAGGGCTACGCGGACATCGCGGCCATCTACCGCCTGCAGACCTCCTGCGTGGGCTACGGCTTCTTCCAGACCAGCGACCGCGGCTGCGGCCAGACGCCGGACGGCTCCGGCTACAACCAGCAGGAGTCCCAAGTTTCCGGCCAGTCGTGGTGCAACACCAAGTGTTCCGGTGTGCGCGACGCGGACTGGGCGGCCAGCGTGAACAACGTCCCGGCCACGCCGCAGAACTTCGTGTGCCCCATGTGCAGCTCCAGCACCGGCCCCTGCGGCCGTCAGGTGCACTGCGCCGCGTCTCCCGCGCGCCAGGCCGCCTGGGACCTCGTCACGCGTGATTTGACGGCGGCGCCCTTCAACATGGACTCCAACACGGCGTTCATCACCGCGAACAAGATCTTCTACCAGGGCAGCGGCAACATCGGCACGTGGCACGGCTGCAACTGCACCGCCGGCACCTCCGACGGCTGCGGCGCCACCAACGGCTACATGCAGTGGCTGGCCGCGGACGACGACAACGGCAACCTGGCCGACGGCACGCCGCACATGACGGCCATCTACGCCGCGTACAACCGCCACAACATCGCCTGCAGCACGCCTGCCCGGACCAACGGCGGCTGCGCCGCCGGCCCCACCGCCGCCCCCACGCACACCGCCACGGCGGGCGACGGCCAGGTGTCCCTCAACTGGACGGCGTCCGCGGGCGCCTCCGAGTACTGGGTGATGAAGACGGAGGGCTTCGCCGGCTGTGACTTCGGCAAGGCGAAGATCGCCACCGTCACCGGCACCAGCTACGTCGACGGTGAGGTCGCCAACGGCCGGCAGTACTGCTACTCCATCGTCCCGGCCTCCTCCAACGCGTGCTATGGCAGCGCCAGCACGTGCAGCTGCGCCACGCCGGCCTGCACCGCGCCGGGCGCCGCCACGCTGTCCACGCCCGCCAACGGCGCCACCGGCGTCGAGCCCCTCGCCGTCCTCGACTGGGCGGACGTGTCGGGTGCCGCCAACTACGAGGTGCAGGTCGCCACCGACTCCGCCTTCACCAACGTCGTGGCCACCGCCACCACGCTGGCGACGAGCACCTGGACGGTGTCGCCGGCGCTCAACACCACCACCACGTACTACTGGCGCGCCCGCGCGAAGAACTCGTGCGGCGGCGTCGGGGCCTGGTCCTCGACGTTCTCGTTCACCACGCGCGGCTGCGTCGCCCTGGCCACGCCCACGCTGGTCAGCCCGGCCTCCGGGGCCACGGGCGTCGCCACCTCCGCGGCGCTCGACTGGAGCGACGTGACGGGCGCCTCCCGCTATGAGGTGCAGGTCGCCACCGACTCCGCGTTCACCAACGTGGTGCGCTCCAACACCGCGCTGTCGTCCAGCAACTGGACGGTGACGCCGGCCCTCTCCAGCGCCACCGTGTACTACTGGCGGGCCCGCGCGGGGGACAGCTGCGGCACGAGCGCCTACAGCGCCACGAGCAGCTTCACCACCACCACCGTGTGCACGCCGGTCGCCGCCGCCTTCGACACCACCCGCCAGGCTCCGACCTGCGGCACGGTGTGCGGCTGCGACACGGGCACCGCGCTGGTCAACGGCCGCGGCACGCTGTCCGGCGGCGCCGAGCCCAACCAGCCCAACACCATCGCCGACTCGTGCGCGGACGGCAGCACCGGCACGTACCACTCCGACGAGAGCATCGACCGGGTGGTCATCAAGACGGTGGACCAGGGCGCGTTCGCCGTCGGCAAGCAGGTGACGGTGGAAGTGACGGCCTGGTGCTGGGGCACCACGGACGCGTTGGACCTGTACTACACGACCAACGCCGGGACTCCGGCCTGGACGGCGCTGACCACCAACCAGGCCTGCACCGCGGGCGGCGTGGCGCGCGTCTTCACGCACACGTTCAACCTGGGCACGACGGCGGGCACGCACGCCATCCGCGCACAGTTCCGCTACGGCGGCACCGCCTCCAGCGCCTGCGTCAGCGGCAGCTACAACGACCGTGACGACCTGGTGTTCGGCGTCGGCACGACGGTGGCGGCCGGCCCGTCGGGCAAGAAGAGCACCACGCAGGGCCGCGCGGCTCCGGCGGACCGCTGA
- a CDS encoding AI-2E family transporter, translated as MKSSRRQLPVYVPPRTVWAVGLQVLLLVLCWVVIRQLYPVLTLLAVVLLLSIALDPLVRRLERWGLKRGLGVAVVALMLLGLMGVLVGTLVPKLVQQLQSFVQTMPERLQQLSQADWVQELGRKYGVQVKAEDLVHFEPADLAGRAIDVLSSTLGLVAAGITVVALTVFGLLFGADLYESILQWVSPRRRPHVRQLVGRMREAVGNYLAGTLLVMTIGGTVAATVALIQGVPYFLALGLVVMMLGVIPFLGSVISAVLVGLITFATVGLKQALIALAVFMVYQQLESNVLGPVIQRRAIKMNPLLISIVALCGGALSGLAGVVLAVPLAAAAQVLVQEILRDRHDRWKQAHRRELAQHEPGRGALEEGLLFGGPMEEARRPPPHEPGHAAPPDSHGRH; from the coding sequence ATGAAGTCCTCACGTCGGCAGCTCCCGGTCTATGTGCCTCCGCGCACGGTGTGGGCCGTGGGGCTTCAGGTCCTGCTGCTTGTCTTGTGTTGGGTGGTCATCCGTCAGCTCTACCCCGTGCTCACGCTGCTGGCCGTCGTGCTGCTGCTTTCCATTGCCCTGGACCCGCTGGTGCGGCGCCTGGAGCGCTGGGGGTTGAAGCGCGGGCTGGGCGTGGCCGTGGTGGCGCTGATGCTGCTCGGGTTGATGGGCGTGCTGGTGGGCACGCTGGTGCCCAAGCTGGTGCAGCAGCTCCAGTCCTTTGTGCAGACCATGCCCGAGCGCCTCCAGCAGTTGTCGCAGGCCGACTGGGTGCAGGAGCTGGGGAGGAAGTACGGCGTGCAGGTGAAGGCGGAGGACCTGGTCCACTTCGAGCCCGCGGACCTGGCGGGCCGGGCCATCGACGTCCTCTCCTCCACGCTGGGGCTGGTGGCGGCGGGCATCACCGTGGTGGCGCTCACCGTCTTCGGCCTGCTGTTCGGCGCGGACCTCTACGAGAGCATCCTCCAGTGGGTGTCCCCGCGCCGCCGTCCGCACGTGCGGCAGTTGGTGGGGAGGATGCGCGAGGCGGTGGGCAACTACCTCGCGGGCACGCTGCTGGTGATGACCATTGGCGGCACGGTGGCCGCCACCGTGGCCCTCATCCAGGGCGTGCCGTACTTCCTCGCGCTGGGGCTGGTGGTGATGATGCTGGGAGTCATCCCCTTCCTCGGCAGCGTCATCAGCGCGGTGCTGGTGGGGCTCATCACGTTCGCCACGGTGGGGCTGAAGCAGGCCCTCATCGCGCTGGCGGTGTTCATGGTGTACCAGCAGCTCGAGTCCAACGTGCTCGGGCCCGTCATCCAGCGGCGGGCCATCAAGATGAACCCGCTGCTCATCTCCATCGTCGCGCTCTGCGGCGGCGCGCTGTCCGGCCTGGCCGGCGTGGTGCTCGCCGTGCCGCTGGCCGCGGCCGCGCAGGTGCTCGTGCAGGAGATTCTCAGGGACCGCCACGACCGCTGGAAGCAGGCGCACCGGCGCGAGCTGGCGCAGCACGAGCCGGGCCGTGGCGCGCTGGAGGAGGGGCTCCTGTTCGGAGGCCCCATGGAGGAAGCGCGGCGGCCCCCGCCGCACGAGCCGGGGCACGCCGCTCCTCCGGACTCGCACGGCCGCCACTGA
- a CDS encoding cupin domain-containing protein — protein MSELTIKHSGTPDERRPFVAHGHVDAFDLGGGSIVGRGVFEPGWKWSQDVKPIAGTESCQASHAGYVISGRMVVAMDDGTQAELGPGDIAIIPPGHDAWVVGNEPCVMVDFEGMSQYARREEAGTKYADTEEVAPGIH, from the coding sequence ATGAGTGAGCTCACCATCAAACACTCCGGGACACCGGACGAGCGTCGCCCCTTCGTGGCGCACGGCCATGTGGACGCCTTCGACCTCGGGGGTGGAAGCATCGTCGGGCGGGGCGTCTTCGAGCCGGGGTGGAAGTGGTCCCAGGACGTGAAGCCCATCGCGGGCACGGAGAGCTGCCAGGCCTCCCACGCGGGCTACGTCATCTCCGGCCGCATGGTCGTCGCCATGGATGACGGCACGCAGGCGGAGCTGGGGCCCGGGGACATCGCCATCATCCCGCCCGGGCATGACGCCTGGGTCGTCGGCAACGAGCCCTGCGTCATGGTGGACTTCGAGGGCATGTCCCAGTACGCGCGGCGCGAGGAAGCGGGCACGAAGTACGCGGACACCGAGGAAGTGGCCCCCGGCATCCACTGA
- a CDS encoding YciI family protein encodes MRTVLSIPVLLALATGCVTASKSGAAPTAEAPRATAAPEKKFSMRTYYMAFLRRGPAWTKERTPEAVEASKGHMANIERLAKCGKLVIAGPFDVPADAPPDALAGIFIFDVATREEALALSQQDPAVKAGRFAIEVLPWYGPTGLTYEGHIPAEPGASCTP; translated from the coding sequence ATGCGAACCGTGCTCTCCATTCCCGTCCTGCTCGCCCTCGCCACGGGCTGTGTCACCGCCTCGAAGAGCGGGGCCGCCCCGACCGCCGAGGCGCCTCGTGCCACCGCGGCACCGGAGAAGAAGTTCTCCATGCGCACCTACTACATGGCCTTCCTGCGCCGGGGGCCGGCGTGGACGAAGGAGCGCACGCCCGAGGCCGTCGAGGCGAGCAAGGGGCACATGGCCAACATCGAGCGGCTGGCGAAGTGCGGGAAGCTGGTCATCGCCGGCCCCTTCGATGTGCCGGCCGACGCGCCGCCGGATGCACTGGCCGGCATCTTCATCTTCGACGTCGCCACCCGCGAGGAGGCCCTGGCGCTCTCGCAGCAGGACCCGGCCGTGAAGGCCGGCCGCTTCGCCATCGAGGTGCTGCCCTGGTACGGCCCCACCGGCCTCACCTACGAAGGCCACATCCCGGCCGAGCCCGGCGCGTCCTGCACGCCGTAG
- a CDS encoding putative Ig domain-containing protein, producing the protein MTFPRALAPLCVLLLLSACSDPEPTPGPVDSGATTDAGTDGGTDAGTDAGTDAGADAGTDAGTDAGTDAGADAGTDAGTETPLTINTEVLPEAYVGRAYQATLAASGGVAPYVWSRFSGVLPVGLSLSDEGVLSGTPGTSGEVAFTLSVRDAAGVSVRAALSVTTHELPALAEVPAPTRKVGDTVTQTLTVTGGKAPYTFTSGTLPPGLTLASGVLQGTLSQAGTFTFDLTATDANGVTATRTVTFTVLERFAITTGALPQGTRGEPYTFTLTASSGRAPLTWSITAGALPAGLTLSTAGVLSGTPTSAGTSTFTVTVQDADGQTDARELSLVARDPGAPVFTVGQFNITYFGDNTRGPDHSTSDGGTSDDLQIAYARDVMRDAGANVWGMVEMVDTSDFDVLKSQLPGFSGFLSNNAAFVSGGTSPYGTSSQKLGVLYDSALTFQGSQLILNDATHLPDFSSRPPLRVDFTTEIQGVETPLTVIVVHMRAESADPTGPRDSRQRASAALKEYLDTNLPTQHVIVLGDWNDDVDESITLDPNSGSPLPTPYQDFVSDPERYTFITRALSLAGDDTSIGFENVVDHTLASNEVASCYVSGSARVIYADNWVPDYLNTLSDHRPVTSAYAFSAETGPFLRLKAPQGGTYQAGSVLAITWTSWSVGEVRVEASTDDGAQWSVLAASVPAAQGSYLWTLPDLDSSTVRVRVVDVSNPARTDTSDAALTLVKGPGRVFINEVLAFEPTVNGSLNQAYEFVELVNASPFPVDISGWSVWDSTNGAARHVFPTGMKLGAGKGYVVFGGNAGIPAGLTNAAAASSNQNTLGLSNSNDSVRLRLPDGGVVDQYNYTSATQNVSVNRSPDGDPAAGFVLHNALPSGLGSSPGRHADGTEF; encoded by the coding sequence ATGACGTTCCCCCGCGCCCTCGCGCCGCTGTGCGTCCTCCTCCTGCTTTCCGCCTGCTCCGACCCCGAGCCCACACCCGGGCCGGTGGACAGCGGCGCCACGACGGATGCCGGCACCGACGGCGGCACGGATGCTGGCACTGACGCCGGCACGGATGCTGGCGCCGACGCCGGCACGGATGCTGGCACTGACGCCGGCACGGATGCTGGCGCCGACGCCGGCACGGATGCTGGCACCGAGACGCCCCTGACCATCAACACCGAGGTCCTGCCGGAGGCCTACGTGGGCCGCGCGTACCAGGCCACCCTGGCAGCGTCCGGCGGCGTGGCGCCCTATGTGTGGTCGCGCTTCAGCGGCGTGCTGCCCGTGGGCCTGTCCCTGTCGGACGAAGGCGTGCTGTCCGGCACCCCGGGGACATCTGGCGAAGTCGCCTTCACGCTCAGCGTGCGCGACGCGGCCGGAGTCTCCGTCCGGGCGGCACTCTCCGTCACGACCCATGAGCTTCCTGCCCTCGCCGAGGTCCCCGCCCCGACGCGCAAGGTGGGCGACACCGTCACGCAGACGCTCACCGTCACTGGTGGCAAGGCGCCCTACACCTTCACCTCCGGCACGCTGCCCCCAGGGCTGACGCTGGCGAGCGGCGTCCTCCAGGGCACGCTCAGCCAGGCCGGCACCTTCACCTTCGACCTCACCGCCACGGACGCGAATGGCGTGACGGCCACCCGCACCGTGACGTTCACCGTCCTCGAGCGCTTCGCCATCACCACCGGAGCGCTGCCCCAGGGCACGCGCGGCGAGCCGTACACCTTCACGCTCACCGCGTCGTCCGGCCGTGCGCCCCTGACCTGGAGCATCACCGCCGGCGCGCTACCCGCCGGGCTCACCCTGTCCACCGCGGGCGTCCTCTCCGGGACGCCGACCTCGGCGGGGACCTCCACCTTCACCGTCACCGTGCAGGACGCGGACGGACAGACGGACGCGCGGGAGCTCTCGCTCGTCGCGAGAGACCCGGGCGCGCCGGTGTTCACCGTGGGCCAGTTCAACATCACCTACTTCGGCGACAACACGCGCGGGCCCGACCACTCCACTTCCGACGGTGGCACGTCGGACGACCTGCAGATTGCCTACGCGCGCGACGTGATGCGCGACGCGGGCGCCAACGTGTGGGGCATGGTGGAGATGGTGGACACGAGCGACTTCGACGTCCTCAAGTCCCAGCTCCCCGGCTTCAGCGGCTTCCTGTCCAACAACGCCGCCTTCGTCTCCGGCGGTACGTCTCCCTACGGCACCAGCAGCCAGAAGCTGGGCGTGCTCTATGACAGCGCCCTCACCTTCCAGGGCTCACAGCTCATCCTGAACGACGCCACGCACCTGCCCGACTTCAGCAGCCGCCCACCGCTGCGCGTGGACTTCACGACGGAAATCCAGGGCGTGGAGACGCCGCTCACGGTCATCGTCGTCCACATGCGTGCCGAGAGCGCCGACCCCACGGGTCCCCGCGACTCACGCCAGCGCGCGAGCGCCGCGCTGAAGGAGTACCTGGACACGAACCTGCCCACGCAACACGTCATCGTGCTCGGGGACTGGAACGACGACGTGGACGAGTCCATCACCCTGGACCCCAACTCCGGCTCGCCGCTGCCCACTCCGTACCAGGACTTCGTCTCGGACCCGGAGCGCTACACGTTCATCACCCGGGCCCTTTCGCTCGCGGGGGACGACACCTCCATCGGCTTCGAGAACGTGGTCGACCACACGCTGGCCAGCAACGAGGTGGCCTCCTGCTACGTGTCCGGCTCGGCCCGGGTCATCTACGCGGACAATTGGGTGCCGGACTACCTGAACACACTGAGCGACCACCGCCCCGTCACCAGCGCGTACGCATTCAGCGCGGAGACGGGCCCCTTCCTCCGCCTCAAGGCGCCGCAGGGCGGCACGTACCAGGCGGGCAGCGTGCTCGCCATCACCTGGACGTCGTGGTCCGTGGGCGAGGTGCGCGTCGAGGCCTCCACCGACGACGGCGCGCAGTGGAGCGTGCTCGCCGCGTCCGTGCCGGCGGCGCAGGGCAGCTACCTGTGGACGCTGCCGGACCTCGACTCCAGCACCGTGCGCGTGCGGGTGGTGGACGTGTCCAACCCGGCGCGCACCGACACGAGCGACGCGGCGCTGACGCTCGTCAAGGGCCCGGGGCGCGTGTTCATCAACGAGGTGCTCGCCTTCGAGCCCACCGTCAACGGCTCGCTCAACCAGGCCTACGAGTTCGTGGAGCTCGTCAACGCGAGCCCCTTCCCCGTCGACATCTCCGGCTGGAGCGTATGGGACTCCACCAACGGGGCCGCGCGCCATGTCTTCCCGACGGGCATGAAGCTGGGCGCGGGCAAGGGCTATGTCGTCTTCGGTGGCAACGCAGGGATTCCGGCCGGCCTGACGAACGCGGCGGCGGCCTCCAGCAACCAGAACACGCTTGGACTGAGCAACAGCAACGACTCCGTGCGGCTCCGGCTGCCGGACGGCGGCGTGGTGGACCAGTACAACTACACGTCCGCCACGCAGAACGTGTCCGTGAATCGCTCGCCGGATGGGGACCCGGCGGCGGGCTTCGTCCTGCACAACGCCCTGCCCTCCGGACTCGGCAGCTCACCCGGCCGGCACGCGGACGGGACGGAGTTCTAG